A genomic region of Blattabacterium cuenoti contains the following coding sequences:
- the tsaB gene encoding tRNA (adenosine(37)-N6)-threonylcarbamoyltransferase complex dimerization subunit type 1 TsaB has protein sequence MSLILNLETSTKNCSVSIANNGRCITSVEEYSEIYSHSEKLHAFIQYAISISGIHINDLNSICVNKGPGSYTSLRIGASTARGLCYTLKIPLLSVDTLTVMSYKINIKKGFLIPMIHVKSNFFYTSLFNESKERLNPIIIKKLDDNFLKSFLKSKNKKVYFIGNIPSIINHKLIFSENNEFIYKKPSAMDMSFISYKKFCEKKFNDVEKFVPFYLKCTTNI, from the coding sequence ATGTCTTTAATTTTAAATTTAGAAACTTCTACTAAAAATTGTTCAGTCAGTATCGCTAATAATGGAAGATGTATAACATCCGTAGAAGAATATTCCGAAATATATTCTCATTCTGAAAAATTACATGCATTCATACAATATGCTATCAGTATTTCCGGAATTCATATCAATGATTTAAATTCTATTTGTGTTAACAAAGGCCCAGGATCCTATACTTCTTTAAGAATTGGAGCATCTACTGCTAGAGGATTATGCTATACTTTAAAGATTCCTTTATTGTCTGTGGATACATTGACTGTAATGAGTTATAAAATAAATATAAAAAAAGGATTTTTGATTCCTATGATACATGTTAAATCTAATTTTTTCTATACTTCATTATTTAATGAATCAAAAGAAAGACTGAATCCTATTATAATAAAAAAATTAGATGATAATTTTTTAAAATCTTTCTTAAAATCAAAAAATAAAAAAGTATATTTTATAGGAAATATTCCTTCTATAATCAATCATAAATTGATTTTTTCTGAAAATAATGAATTTATATACAAAAAGCCATCTGCAATGGATATGTCTTTCATATCTTATAAAAAATTTTGTGAAAAAAAATTTAATGATGTCGAAAAATTTGTTCCTTTTTACTTAAAATGCACAACAAATATATAA
- the folE gene encoding GTP cyclohydrolase I FolE, with amino-acid sequence MMEGKYKKNLKKETVTQKSNSILNHLINTGYTLPNNVNFMSDEDKIEKIKQHFFQIMKILGLDMNDDSLRKTPKRVAKMFIQEIFSGLNLKNKPNFSIFENKYKYNQMLIEKNITVYSTCEHHFLPIVGKAHVGYISNGKVVGLSKINRIVNFYAKRPQVQERLTIQIVQSLQKMLETQDVACIIEAKHLCVNSRGIRDIESSTVTTEFTGSFKNNSEIRKEFLHHVGIS; translated from the coding sequence ATGATGGAAGGAAAATATAAAAAAAATTTAAAAAAAGAAACAGTGACTCAAAAGTCTAATTCTATTTTAAATCACTTAATCAATACAGGTTATACTTTACCAAATAATGTTAATTTTATGAGTGATGAAGATAAAATTGAAAAAATAAAACAACATTTTTTTCAGATTATGAAAATTTTAGGTTTAGATATGAATGATGATAGTTTACGTAAAACACCTAAACGGGTGGCAAAAATGTTTATACAAGAAATATTTAGTGGACTAAACCTTAAAAATAAACCCAACTTTTCTATTTTTGAAAATAAATATAAATATAACCAAATGTTAATAGAAAAAAATATAACAGTTTATTCTACTTGTGAACATCATTTTCTTCCTATTGTAGGAAAAGCTCATGTAGGTTATATTTCTAATGGAAAAGTTGTAGGTCTTTCTAAAATTAATAGAATTGTTAATTTTTATGCAAAAAGACCACAAGTTCAAGAACGTTTAACAATACAAATTGTTCAATCTTTACAAAAAATGTTAGAAACACAAGATGTCGCTTGTATTATAGAAGCAAAACATTTATGCGTAAATTCTCGTGGAATTAGAGATATAGAGAGCAGTACAGTCACTACTGAATTTACAGGATCATTTAAAAATAATTCGGAAATTCGAAAAGAATTTTTGCATCATGTTGGAATTTCTTAA